The Hydrogenobacter sp. genome contains the following window.
CGTACAAAGTTCTAATGCAGTTATCGCAATCAGTGGTAGCGAAATAGATTTTCTGAGCTTAGCCACAAGACAGGGAAGTGACATAGGTTGCTGGGGTGTAACTGATGCAGGTAAAAATGTCACTACACAGGCGAGGGACTATTTTTTTAGACCATGCTCTTCTGCCAGCTGGGGACTTCCTGCAGACAACTCAAGGGTCGTGTGTCTTAGTCCCATAACTAAGCAGGACATCACATCCAGCTGTGCTAACGCACTTGTATTTAACGTGGAGGATAAAATTTATCCCGCTGACTTTGTAACCCGTTACTATCTGGGTGTGAGTCCTACAGCATCAAAACTCTGCGCTTCTGGAACTCAGACCCTCTTCAAAAGGGTAGGTGCGGACGCATCTCAACCCCTCGTAGATTGTGTAGGAGCTTTTAGGGTAAGGTACATAATCCCAGATCCTACAAAGGGTATAACATACAGTGACAGTGTTCCCAACAGTGATATAAGTAACCTTCTTGGTATAAGGCTATGTATACTGCTTCAGGTGGGAGGCAGGCAAAGTGTACAGAGTAATGTGCCTAACTTCAGCGATTATTGTGGAGGCGCAATAGTTATGCCTACAGATTGGAGGTATTACAGATGGTCAATAGCAGAGGTGGATATCCCCCTGAAAAATATAAGGTAAGGGGTGTAGCCTTAGTCTCAGCCCTGATAACCGCTGTACTTGTCCTTATCCTTCTGGGAGGACTATACTTTATACTCACCAGACTTTTTGAAAGCTCGGAAGCTGTGAGAACTTACTCTTCTGCAAGGGAAGCTGCCGCTTCAGGTATCAACTACGCCATAACTACGGATGTTTTTGACAGAATAGTTTACAACCAACCATGTCCTGACGGTAATCCACCATGCATTAGTGGACAGCTTCTTGTGGGTCAATGCTGTTGCAGTCTGAACTTAAAATTTCGGCTCAAGGGCTCTACCAATTTGTTTAATAACACCGTAAAAGTGTGTTTTGCCGGCTACAGACCACCTCCCGGATACCCAATAACTGGTGTTGCTTACAGTAAACTACCCCCGGGAAACAAAGGTTTCATATTCTCTATAATATCAGATGTGACGGATCCTCAGGGGAGAAACAACGCCCGTATAGAAGCCGTTTACACACCTTAAAATATCACTTCCTTTGTGGTATGGTAGCTATCTTTTCTATCTCCCTTGCCAATTCAAAATCTTTATCAGTTATGCCTCCCGCCTCGTGAGTTTGCAGTTTCACCTTAAGTCTTTTAAAAGACAATTCAAGGTCAGGATGATGCCAGTAGACCTCAGCAAGGTATGCTATCGCATTAGTTAGAAATAATGTTTCCTTCCAATTCT
Protein-coding sequences here:
- a CDS encoding prepilin-type cleavage/methylation domain-containing protein, producing VQSSNAVIAISGSEIDFLSLATRQGSDIGCWGVTDAGKNVTTQARDYFFRPCSSASWGLPADNSRVVCLSPITKQDITSSCANALVFNVEDKIYPADFVTRYYLGVSPTASKLCASGTQTLFKRVGADASQPLVDCVGAFRVRYIIPDPTKGITYSDSVPNSDISNLLGIRLCILLQVGGRQSVQSNVPNFSDYCGGAIVMPTDWRYYRWSIAEVDIPLKNIR
- a CDS encoding 4a-hydroxytetrahydrobiopterin dehydratase, coding for MSEERDLKVYTNSQVLDRINRELPEWKYEEGFLIREFHTKNWKETLFLTNAIAYLAEVYWHHPDLELSFKRLKVKLQTHEAGGITDKDFELAREIEKIATIPQRK